TGAGTTGTCCGACCGGATTTACGAGCTTGCGGTGCGCTTTGAGCTGACGCCCCGCGAAACCGAGGTGTTCGAACTGCTCGCACGGGGTAGGTCCATACCCTATGTGCGCGATGCGCTCGTCATATCGAAGGAGACGGCGGCGACCCATGCCAAGCACATCTACGCGAAGCTCGGGGTCCATTCGCGCCAAGAGCTCATCGATCTGGTGCACTGAGGCGGGCATGTGCCGTTGTGAGGCGGGTGCGCACGGTTGCCGGGAACGAGCGAAAGGCCTCCACGCGGAGGCCTTTCAGAGGAGGGAAACGGACTTTCAGGGAGCGCCTATTCGGCGCCGAGTGCGTGCTTTGCCGCGATGCGGGCGAACGTGGCCACGCGGCCGGCGTTGATGCCGGTGAAGTTGCTCGGGTAGTTGTGCGGATAGAAGCCGCCCTGGTCGTTGCCGCAGACGTACAGGCCGTCGATGGCGGTTCCGTCTTCGCGCAACGGCTGGCTGTTGGTGTCGGTTACCACGCCGTGCGTGGTGACGAGCAGCTCTCCCGAGATGCGGGCAGCATAGTAAGGGGGCTCGTCGACGGCGCTCATGCGAAACGCTTCCTTGCCGAAGTCTTCGTCGACGCCCTTTGCTACAAGCTCGTTGTAGCGCTCGACCGAAGCGACGAACGCGGCGGTTTTGTCGGCATCGAAGCCCATTGCCGAAGCGAGTTCTTCGAGTGTGTCGGCCTTCTTGATGGCACCGCTTTCGAGGTTGGGGGCGAACCAGAAGTTGTCGAGGTGCTCTTTGCTCATCGCCTCGCAGTCGTACACGTCGGCGTTGAACGCGGTGCCCGAGGGGGCGGGTGCCAAGCGCGAGCAACCGCAGGTGTCGAACTGCACGATGTCGTCCCAGTAGCTCTCATCCCATACTTCCCACGAGAAGTGTCCGGGCTGGTTGAGGCCGCCCGAATAGCTCATCGGGTAGCACTGATCTTCGTTCATGAAGCGCTCGCCGTTTGCGTTCACGTGCAAGAACGGCTGGCTGCCCGGCAAGAATATCTGGCCCTGCCACGGGCGGCCGAACTCGGTGTCGTCGTTCATGAGGCCGCGGTTCCAGATCATGCACGAGCCGCCTTGTTCGAGGTATGCGCCCGCCCAGAGCGCCATCCGGATGCCGTCGCCCTCTTCGGTTACGCTGTCCCCGAGCACGCAGTATTCGGATACGACGGGGCAAAGATCTTGGAGCATCTCCTCGTTTGCGCCGTAGCCGCCCGTGCAGATGATGACGCCCTTGCTTGCGTTCACTTGGATGTTGCCGCGATCTTTCGAGGTGGCGATGACGCCGGTGACTTTGCCCGTATCGTCTTGGACGAGCTGCTGCGCCGGGGTGGTGAACAGGATTTCGCCACCGAGCTCCAAAAACACTTCGCGCATCATCTCGAGGTGCATGTAAGCGCCGTAGTTCGGGCCGTCGGGGTTGTACTCGTCGAGGCAGGGGTTGTAGCACATGGCGGGATAGTACGCCTCGGGGGCGAGATCGGCCGAGGGGCGATGCCATTCGAAGGGGAAGAGCATGCCCTTGGGCTCGAGCGTCTCTTTCATCCACTCGATCATCTCACCCGATTTTTCGGCCCATGTCTTGTACATGAGCATGTTCGCATCGCCCGACTGCGTCATGTTGGCGTGGTTCATGAGCTTGGCTGGGTCTTCGTAGTGATCGGGCTCGAGGTTCGAGTTCAAGGCGCCGATGGCTTCGCGTGCGGCAGCGATGTTGCCGCCCTTTTCGAGCACGATGACCTTAGCGCCTTCTTGTGCGGCGGTGGTGGCGGCAACCAAACCGCCGTTGCCCGCGCCAACTACGACGAGATCGGCTTCGAGCGTTTCTGCGATATCGGTGATCGGCTCTGGCTTGTCGCGCCATGAGGTCTGCGTGCTTTGTGCTTGATTTCCCGAAGCAGGTTCGCCAGTAGCGCTCGGCGCGCATCCCGCAAGTGCGCTCGTTGCCGCAAGCGCGCCCGTTGCGGTAAGGCCTGCGATGAAGCTGCGACGGCTGATGGTTTTCTCTCCCATAAATTCCTCCCAAAGTAGTGAACAGTACGCTCTCGTTCTCCCGCGCTTTGCCGAATGCTTTGGCGGATGCGGGCGAAACGGACAGGTCTCACTTTAGGAAGATCGCGGTGGGAAAACATCGCGCGATTGCGGGTATTATGGTGCCGAATTCGAGCTCGGGTAAAGATACCCGAAAACAGGTGAGATAAGAAAGAGGCAGGTCAAGTAGTCGAAGTATCAGGCAATGTCCGATCCACCTTCGTCGTGAACCTGCGCAGGTTCGGTTTGTGCGGTCGGCGCATACGACGGATCGGCTTCGGCCAAACCGACGTCTTTGCCCAGCGCGAAGCCGATGAGCACGGCTATCATGATGATGCAGATGCCTCCCATGATGGCGAGGACGAGGGTATTGCGACGTGCGGCGCTGTGCTTGCTGAAGATCGCCCGCTCGCCGCCTGTGTAGATCGAGCTCGTCGAGCGCATGTAGGGGTTCTCTGCGAGCGGCACGCTGTCGCGTTTCGGTTGCGACGAACGTATCGGAGCCGAAGTGCGATTCGATTGTGCCGAACGGCCCGAGGATGAAGTCCGGTGCGATGCTGCGGTGCGGTTCGGTTCGGAATGTCGGTTGGGGGCGGGGGAGCGGTGCGGGGCTGAGGGGCGGTTTGAGGTGAGCGGGGCAGAGGTGGGTTTGGAAAACGACCCACTGGTTCGCTTATGCGGCTTGGTGCCGGAGGCGCTTTGCTTCTGCATCTATGCTACCTGCTATACCCTGTATGCCTAATTAGCACTAAGTATAGTGACTCTTCTTACATTTGTATACCATAAATAGGGTTGTAAACGAAAAATTGAAGTCGCAAAACTCCTGATGCCCACCTATGGAAGCGTTTCGCTCCTCCCATCTTCCATGCATCGCAGACGCGAGTAGATTGACTCGTACGCCGCAGATGTGCGTAAAGGGTTTTTCAACGCCGTCTACGACGACGACGCGCAGAAACGCACATCGGTGTGGGCCGAATGGGCGAAGCTTAAGCGGAAAAGCTGGATCGGGCGGTTCGAGCCTCGTATTGCGCTTCAGGGCCTTCGCCTCAAAAGCGACGGGCTTCCCATCGAATTCGGTACGGGCATCATGCTCGCTCCCACGGGCAGCCGCGACAACATCGCGAATTTCTACGTGTTCGATTCGGGTGCTTTCAACGTCGAGGCGGCGGAATTCGTCACCTCGATCGGCGGATGCTTTTCGTGCGCAGGATACGATTTCGCGGGCGTTTACGGCGTGTATCGTTACCGCGGAAGCGTTATATTCGAAGCATGGGAGGCCGAGCAGGAGCCGACGCTGTCGCTTGAGCATGCCGTGTAGGCTTTAT
Above is a genomic segment from Raoultibacter phocaeensis containing:
- a CDS encoding FAD-dependent oxidoreductase — encoded protein: MGEKTISRRSFIAGLTATGALAATSALAGCAPSATGEPASGNQAQSTQTSWRDKPEPITDIAETLEADLVVVGAGNGGLVAATTAAQEGAKVIVLEKGGNIAAAREAIGALNSNLEPDHYEDPAKLMNHANMTQSGDANMLMYKTWAEKSGEMIEWMKETLEPKGMLFPFEWHRPSADLAPEAYYPAMCYNPCLDEYNPDGPNYGAYMHLEMMREVFLELGGEILFTTPAQQLVQDDTGKVTGVIATSKDRGNIQVNASKGVIICTGGYGANEEMLQDLCPVVSEYCVLGDSVTEEGDGIRMALWAGAYLEQGGSCMIWNRGLMNDDTEFGRPWQGQIFLPGSQPFLHVNANGERFMNEDQCYPMSYSGGLNQPGHFSWEVWDESYWDDIVQFDTCGCSRLAPAPSGTAFNADVYDCEAMSKEHLDNFWFAPNLESGAIKKADTLEELASAMGFDADKTAAFVASVERYNELVAKGVDEDFGKEAFRMSAVDEPPYYAARISGELLVTTHGVVTDTNSQPLREDGTAIDGLYVCGNDQGGFYPHNYPSNFTGINAGRVATFARIAAKHALGAE